DNA from Granulicella arctica:
GTTGATGTGGTGTTTGGTGAGTGAGCCCTGCATGGTGATGGGCTGTTCGACGTGGACGTCGCCGGAGCCGGTGCTGGCGTCGAGGTGGTAGCGGGCGCTGGAGCCGAGGTTGAGGCGGATGTTTCCGGAGCCGGTTTCGAGCTTCCAGTCGGTGGTGGGGTTGCCGGCGATGGTGATGTCGCCTGAGCCGGTTCCGGCGCGGAGGCCGCCGGCGATGCCGTTGAGGTGGATGTTTCCGGAGCCGGTCTGGGCGCGGACGTCGCCGGTGGCGGTCTCGTCGAAGTCGATGTTTCCGGAGCCGGTTTCGAGGTTGGCGATGCCGTGGATGCCGTGGGCGTCGATGTTTCCTGAGCCGGTGTTGGCCTTGAGGCTGGAGCCTACGTCCTCGATATGGACGTCGCCTGAGCCGGAGTTGGCGACGATGTTGGAGGCTCGGGGGAGGGTGACGTCGTAGTCGACGGAGATGTTGCGGTAGAGGCCGTTGTCGCCGTGGTGCTCGCCGATGACGACTTCGGCGCCGTTCTGCTGGATGGGCGGGTTGCCGACGATCTGGTTTATGCGGCCTTCGACGTCGCTGGAGGTGCTGAACCAGCCGTTGTTGTTGGCGTGGATGCGGCCGATGATGTGGATCTGGGAGTCGGAGCCGGGATGGAGATGGATGTTTCCGGAGCCGGTGCTGACGGAGACGTTGGGAGTGGAGGAGACGCTGAGGGTGCGATCGAAGGTGCGGTCGGTGGCGAAGGCTGTGGCGGTGGTGAGGGTGAGTGCGGCGAGGAGGGTGATAGCTTTCATGATGGCTCCTTTGAAGTGGTGGCAAATTACAGCTGCTGATCTGGGTGATTCGAAGAGCAAAAGCGAAATACAGGGGTCCTTCGCTGCGCTCAGGATGACGACTAAAACAAGCAACTGCAACGGCTAAGAACAGGCAACTGCAACGGCAACCGCAGGTCCTTCGACTTCGCTACGCTGCGCTCAGGATGACAGAGTTTTTGGGTGGCTTGAGCGGTTTTACTGCTGGAGAATGACGGAGTCTCCGGGCTTGAGGCCGGCGAGGATTTCAGTTTTGGTGCCGTTTGAGATGCCGGCCTTGATGGGGATTTTGCGGCGGCCGGTCTTCTCTTTAGGGTCGGGGATTTCGACGGAGGCGTTGCGGTCCTTGTCGTAGAGGACGGCCTGTTCGGGGACGGTGAGGACGTTTTTGTGCTCCTCGAGGATGACCTCGGCGTTGGCGGTCATGTTGGCTTTGAGCTCGCCGCCGGGGTTGTCGATGGAGACGCGGACCTCGAAGGTGGTGACGTTGTCTTTTTCGACGCCGAGGGGGGCGATGCGGGTGACCTTGCCGTAGAAGGTCTTGTCCTTGAAGGATTCGACCTTGATGCGGGCGGGCTGGCCGAGGTAGACCTTGCCGATGTCGGACTCGTCTACCTTGCCCTGGACGTAGACCTGGTGGATGTCGCCGATGGTCATGACGAGGGTGGCGGTGCTGCCGAGAACGAGGATGGAGCTGACTGCGTCGCCCTTTTCGACGTCGCGGGAGAGGATGACGCCGTCCATGGGGGACTGGATGATGGTGTAGGAGTACTGCTCTTCGAGCTGCTTGAGGAGGGCCTGGGACTGGGTGACCTGGGACTCGGCTTGGCGGAGCTTGGAGGTGTCGACGGTGATCTGGGCGAGGGCCTTGTCGCGGGTGTTGGCGGCGAAGAGGTACTTCTGCTGGGCGTCGTCGAGGGCTTGTTTGGAGACGACGCCATCCTTGGACATGCCGAGGGCGCGCTCGTAGGTGTGCTTGTACATGGGGAGGTCGGGGGCTTCGGCGGCTACTTTGTCGAAGTCGATGGCGGCCTGGGCTGCTTTGGCGTTGGATTCGGCGGCGGCGAGGGTGGCCTTCTGGGCGTCGACCTGGGCGACGATCTCGACCTGATCGAGCTGGGCGATCTGCTGGCCGCGGTGGACGACGTCGTTGATGTCGACGTTGAGGTTGGTGACGATGCCGGAGGCCTTGGACTTGACCTCGACCTTGGTGATGGGCTGGACTTTGCCGGTGGCGACGACGGAGCGGGCGATGTCGCCGGTGTCGGCTTTGGCGAGCTGGGAGGGGTCGATTTTGGAGCCGCCGGTGGTGGAGGCGTAGACGACTCCGCCGATGACGGCGAGCACGAGGATGGGGAGGCCGATCCAGAGCCAGAGATTGCGTTTGCCTTTGCGCTGCGTGGTCACGAGACGGTTCCTCCGGGTAATGCGACGGGCTGATTGCTCTTTTCGCTTCGGAATAAGAGTACGCGGAGGAGGGTAAGGAGGTTCCGTGAATTGGAAATAAAAGTTGTTTTGGGTTTTTGGGGAGGGCAAGGACAGGCAACTGCAAGAGCGAATGCAGATCCTTCGGCTGCGGCTTCGCCTGAGGCGCAGGGTTTTTGATCAATGGCGTTTGTCCGAGAAGAGGCTCCCGTTGCCGCTATCGTTCGTAATCGGGAAGGCGCAGCGAGTTATGTACCTTCCGAATGGAATCGTCCTGTTCCCTTGGAATATTGCCATGCGCGAGCGAGGTAAATATGCGATTGCGGGCGTCCACTTCCTCTTGCGTCCGCAGGATGATGGAGGTTCCACCTTCCCTGAATGGCAGATCCTGGTTGGCCTCCACGAAGGGACGGACCATGCGCTCATATGCTGCGAACGCGTCTGCCGGATCTTCGTGCGAAGCAAGCTCGCCAGCCAGCACATAGGCTGCCACGATAGCGATACTCGTACCCTGGCCTGACAGGAAGGACGGTGCGAAGGCGGAGTCGCCGACCAGCGCCACGCGGCCCTTCGACCAGTGTGGCATACGGATCTGACTTACGGTGTCGAAGTACAAATCATCGGCGTGTCGCATCGCTTCTACCAGGCGTGGTACCTCCCAACCGCCCTTCGAGAACAGATGGGCGGTGCGCTCGATCTGCTCTTCCATGCTGAGGCGTGTGCCAGAGCTTGGCTTGTCCGTCGCGAAGGCAAGCATGACAAACAACTGCGGACTTTCGCGCACGGCCATTGCTACGGCCGTTCGCCCGGGTTCGGAGTAGATGATCGCGCTGTGCGACAGCCCCAAATCGTTGGGCATGGAGAAGAAATTGAAGGTAAAGCCGAGATCGAGACGGAAGGGCTCTTCCGGACCAAACGCCAACCTCCGGGTGTTGGAGTGCAGGCCGTCCGCTCCGATGACTATGTCATAGCGCCTCTGCTCGTCTCACGCCGCGGACTATCGCTCTCCCAACGGATCTGGCTCGTCACGAGATATTGATGACGCTTCGACCACTCTCGGACGAAGTCATTCGCGAGATCGTGGAAGATGTCTTCCTGCCGCTTGTGCGCATGGCTCGCTAAGGGCCACAACTGAGTGGCTCTTCTTCATCAAGGACATGGTTCCGCGGAATGTGGGCTCGTCGGAGCAGGCGGGACAGTTTTGGGGTGGGTCAGGCGTATTTGCGGAGGACGCCGAGGACTTTGCCCTGGATGTCGACGCTGGCGGCGGGGGCGTAGATGGGAGCCATCTCCTTGTTGGAGGGTTGGAGGCGGATCATGGTGCCTTCGCGGAAGAAGCGCTTGAGGGTGGCGTCGGCTCCGTCGATGAGGGCGACGATGATCTCGCCTTCGCGGGCGGTGTGGGTGCGCTCGACGAGGACGTAGTCGCCGTTGACGATGTGCTCGTCGCGCATGGAGTCGCCGCGGACCTCGAGGGCGAAGACCTCGCGGTTGCCGATGATGTCGCCGAGTGAGATGGTCTCGGCGGTCTCGATGGCTTCGACGGGGCGGCCGGCGGCGATGCGACCGAGCAGCGGCAGGCGGTCGAAGCCCTTCTTGCTGGAGCGCGAGGGGAGGACGTCGATGGAGCGGCTGCGGTTGTGGGCACGCTGGAGGAGGCCCTTATTTTGCAGATTGGTGACGTGCTTGTGGACGGTCGCGAGGGAGCTGAGGCCGAGTCCGCTGGCGATCTCTTCGTAAGAGGGAGAGTAGCCGTTCTTCTGCGTGAAGCTGGAGAGGAAGTCCATAACCTCTTTTTGCCGCCGAGTGATAGCCATGGCGTGATTGTAGCGAATAAAAAGCGAATTGGGGGATTTTCTTTGAGAGATGTTTTTGTAGGCGGTCCTTTTGAGTTACCTGGGGGAGGGGTATTCCTGTTTTGGGATTGGTGTGCAGAAGAATTGCGCAAAATCTGTTGCGGCTTCGAAGGAAAAGCACCAAGGTAATAAGGCGACACCCGAGACAGTCACTGAGGTGTGGTGTGGATAAGTGGAAAAGCAGGGCTCTATTTCAGAAGTGATGCGGATCGAAGGAGATACACCATGAAGGTTTTGATTGTTGAAGATGATGCTGCCTTGGGCTTGTTTTTACAACGCGGACTGAAGCTGGACGGACACGAGGTGGACTGGGTGGGGGATGGAGAGGCGGCGCTGGCGCAGCTTTCGAACCGATCCTTTGACCTGGTGGTTCTGGATCTGGGGTTGCCACGGAAGGATGGCGTGGAGGTGCTGACGGAGCTGCGTGGCCGGTGTCAGCGGACGGCGGTGCTGGTGCTGTCGGGGCGGAGCGACGTGGAGGAGAAGGTGAAGTGTCTGAACCTCGGCGCGGACGACTGCTTGTTGAAGCCGTTCAGCTTCCATGAGCTACGGGCTCGGTGTGGGGCGCTGCTGCGGCGGCGGGAGCAGTTTGCCGATCCGGTGCTGCGGCACGAGGGGGTAGAGCTGAACCGGATGAGCCGGAGGGTGACGTGCGAGGGCAGGCGGGTGGAGCTGACAGGGAAGGAGTTTTCGCTGCTGGAGTATCTGCTTGAGCGGCGAGGGCAGTGCTGCTCTCGGAGCGAGCTGCTGCGGGAGGTGTGGGAGATGGCTCCGGATGCGGGGACGAACGTCGTGGATGTGTATATCAACTATTTGCGGAAGAAGCTGTCTGGACCGGATGGGCTCGAAGATGCTGCGGGCGATCCGGTGATCGAGACGGTGCGGGGCGCGGGATACATGATCGGCGGGGTTGGCGGGAAGAAGCCGGTTCGGTCGGATGTGCTGTTTGGACAGATGCCGTTGCGGATGGGCGGGCAGATGGCGGGTGCCTGACGCGATGTCGCAGGACGCGACGGAGAGAGAGCGGGTGATGGCGCAGATCGGTGAGGCTCTGCATGATCTGTGCCAGCCTTTGACGGCGTTGCAGTGCCGGTTGGAGATTGGGCGGATGACGGCACTGACCTCTGTCGGGGAGGACGCGGCGGCGGGATGGGCGGAGTGTATGCGGGAGTGCGAGCGGTTGAATGTGTCCGTGACGGCGATGCGGACGTTGGTGCAGCGGGCGAGAGCTTTAGAGGGACAAGGGGGAACGGCATGATTGCAGGACAGGGTGTGATGGGACGGACGGGTGCCAGGCCGGAGTTGATGGTCGGGCGTGAGGGGTTGGCGGCGCGAACGGTGGTGGTGGCGAGTGTGGATGCGGGGCTGCGGGAGCGGCTGCGGAGGTCGCTGACAGGGTTACGCTGGCAGGTGCGGGAGGCGAGTGGAGGTGCGGAGGCGATGGCGCATCTGGAGATGGCGCGGCCGGAGGCTCTGTTGCTGGATAGCTGGCTGCCGGATCTGGAGGTGGGTGAGTTTGCGGGGCAGATTCGGCTACTGTATCCGGGGGTTGATCTGATTCGGGCGGATGGTGGAGCGGAGAGTGGCGGGGTGCGGAGTCCGCGTCGGAATGAGCTGCTGCATGCGTTGCGGGAGGCGCAGGATGGTGGGATCTCCGATGCTGTGCAGGAGAGAGTTATGATTGGCGGGGTGGAGCGGGTACTGGTGGAGGAGCCGGTGCGGCGTGTGGTGGCTTCGGCTTCGGATGACGGGGTGCTGATTCCGGAGATGGTGGGGCGGAGTGAGCCGATGCGGGAGCTGGCGCGGCTGATTCGGCTGGTGGCGCCGCGGTCGGCTACGGTGCTGATTGAGGGAGAGACGGGGACGGGAAAAGAGGTTGTGGCGAAGGCGCTGCATCGGCTGGGCGGTAGGGCGGGGAAGAGCTTTACGGTGCTGAACTGCGCGGCAATTCCGGAGACGCTGCTGGAGGCGGAGCTGTTTGGACATACGCGTGGGGCGTTTACGGGGGCGGTGCAGTCGCGGACGGGAAGGATTGAAGCGGCGCATGGAGGGACGCTGTTTCTGGATGAGATTGGCGAGATGCCGCTGGCGTTGCAGGCGAAGATGCTGCGGTTTCTGGAGTGCGGCGAGCTACAGCGGGTGGGCGACAACGAGACGGTGCGGGTGGATGTAAGGGTGATTGCGGCGACGCATCAGCCGTTGGAGCAGAGGGCGGAGGAGCGGCTGTTTCGGCTGGATCTGTATCACCGGCTGGCGGTGTTTCCGGTGGAGGTTCCGGCGCTGCGGGAGCGGATGGAAGATCTGCCTTTGCTGGTCGCCTACTTTTTAGAGGAGATGGGGAAGGATGCGCCGCGGAAGGGGGTCTCGGATGCGGCGCTGGCGAAGTTGGGAGAGTATGGCTGGCCGGGGAATGTGCGTGAGCTGATGCATGTGCTGGAGCGAGGGGCGATTCTGGCGGGGGACCGACCGGAGATTGGCGTGGCGGAGATTCGGTTGCGTGCGCGGGTGCGGGCGTAGCTGGCTTGATACCAGGCTTTTTAACCAGGGGGACAGAGGCTCATCTTTGCTTGCCATTGCTTGATAGAGCGAATTGGTTTCCGTCCGGGTCTTTCACGATAGCTGTCGATCCCCACGGCTCCTTCTTCGGCTCCTGAGCGAACGAGACGCCCTTCGCTTTCAGGATCGCGGAAGTCGCAAATACGTCGTCGCACCAGAAGGCTATCGATTGGAACTGACCGATGCGGCTTTCGTGTCCCTCTGGCGTGTAGAGCGCCAGTCCTGTTTCAGCGCCTGGGATCAGCAACTCGATCCATCGTTGGGTGTCGGTGAATGGTCGATCCGTTGCTACTTTGAACCCCATACTTTCTGTGTAGAACTTGAGTGCAACATCCTGATCGCTGACTGGAATACCTACAAAAGTGATGCCTCTGACCATAGCCGTTCCTCCACCTCTCCGGAGCATAACGCGGAGGATGCGCGACTTCAATGAGCTGTTCTTTGCTATAGTTGCTATCGGTATAGCATGGCTGAGATAGACGACTACATCCTCGATGTGCTGATGCGCGATCTGGTCGGCCACGACCGTAGACCGGTCAGCTTTCTGGTCTATCTTTGGCTCTCTGCTGAGGAGGCCCGTCGAGGAGAGGCCGTAGAAGTCAGCTATCAGGAGCTTGCAGAGTGCATCGGAATTTCGAAGAGCTCGGCTCAGGTGGCAGTGGGCTGGCTGAACAAACGGCAATTGCTCACGACAAAAAAGGGGACGGTGACGGCTACGCCTCGCTATA
Protein-coding regions in this window:
- a CDS encoding DUF4097 family beta strand repeat-containing protein encodes the protein MKAITLLAALTLTTATAFATDRTFDRTLSVSSTPNVSVSTGSGNIHLHPGSDSQIHIIGRIHANNNGWFSTSSDVEGRINQIVGNPPIQQNGAEVVIGEHHGDNGLYRNISVDYDVTLPRASNIVANSGSGDVHIEDVGSSLKANTGSGNIDAHGIHGIANLETGSGNIDFDETATGDVRAQTGSGNIHLNGIAGGLRAGTGSGDITIAGNPTTDWKLETGSGNIRLNLGSSARYHLDASTGSGDVHVEQPITMQGSLTKHHINGTVNGGGPTLRAETGSGDIEIR
- a CDS encoding efflux RND transporter periplasmic adaptor subunit → MTTQRKGKRNLWLWIGLPILVLAVIGGVVYASTTGGSKIDPSQLAKADTGDIARSVVATGKVQPITKVEVKSKASGIVTNLNVDINDVVHRGQQIAQLDQVEIVAQVDAQKATLAAAESNAKAAQAAIDFDKVAAEAPDLPMYKHTYERALGMSKDGVVSKQALDDAQQKYLFAANTRDKALAQITVDTSKLRQAESQVTQSQALLKQLEEQYSYTIIQSPMDGVILSRDVEKGDAVSSILVLGSTATLVMTIGDIHQVYVQGKVDESDIGKVYLGQPARIKVESFKDKTFYGKVTRIAPLGVEKDNVTTFEVRVSIDNPGGELKANMTANAEVILEEHKNVLTVPEQAVLYDKDRNASVEIPDPKEKTGRRKIPIKAGISNGTKTEILAGLKPGDSVILQQ
- a CDS encoding FAD-dependent monooxygenase; translation: MVIGADGLHSNTRRLAFGPEEPFRLDLGFTFNFFSMPNDLGLSHSAIIYSEPGRTAVAMAVRESPQLFVMLAFATDKPSSGTRLSMEEQIERTAHLFSKGGWEVPRLVEAMRHADDLYFDTVSQIRMPHWSKGRVALVGDSAFAPSFLSGQGTSIAIVAAYVLAGELASHEDPADAFAAYERMVRPFVEANQDLPFREGGTSIILRTQEEVDARNRIFTSLAHGNIPREQDDSIRKVHNSLRLPDYER
- the lexA gene encoding transcriptional repressor LexA gives rise to the protein MAITRRQKEVMDFLSSFTQKNGYSPSYEEIASGLGLSSLATVHKHVTNLQNKGLLQRAHNRSRSIDVLPSRSSKKGFDRLPLLGRIAAGRPVEAIETAETISLGDIIGNREVFALEVRGDSMRDEHIVNGDYVLVERTHTAREGEIIVALIDGADATLKRFFREGTMIRLQPSNKEMAPIYAPAASVDIQGKVLGVLRKYA
- a CDS encoding response regulator transcription factor, with product MKVLIVEDDAALGLFLQRGLKLDGHEVDWVGDGEAALAQLSNRSFDLVVLDLGLPRKDGVEVLTELRGRCQRTAVLVLSGRSDVEEKVKCLNLGADDCLLKPFSFHELRARCGALLRRREQFADPVLRHEGVELNRMSRRVTCEGRRVELTGKEFSLLEYLLERRGQCCSRSELLREVWEMAPDAGTNVVDVYINYLRKKLSGPDGLEDAAGDPVIETVRGAGYMIGGVGGKKPVRSDVLFGQMPLRMGGQMAGA
- a CDS encoding sigma-54 dependent transcriptional regulator, giving the protein MIAGQGVMGRTGARPELMVGREGLAARTVVVASVDAGLRERLRRSLTGLRWQVREASGGAEAMAHLEMARPEALLLDSWLPDLEVGEFAGQIRLLYPGVDLIRADGGAESGGVRSPRRNELLHALREAQDGGISDAVQERVMIGGVERVLVEEPVRRVVASASDDGVLIPEMVGRSEPMRELARLIRLVAPRSATVLIEGETGTGKEVVAKALHRLGGRAGKSFTVLNCAAIPETLLEAELFGHTRGAFTGAVQSRTGRIEAAHGGTLFLDEIGEMPLALQAKMLRFLECGELQRVGDNETVRVDVRVIAATHQPLEQRAEERLFRLDLYHRLAVFPVEVPALRERMEDLPLLVAYFLEEMGKDAPRKGVSDAALAKLGEYGWPGNVRELMHVLERGAILAGDRPEIGVAEIRLRARVRA
- a CDS encoding VOC family protein, yielding MVRGITFVGIPVSDQDVALKFYTESMGFKVATDRPFTDTQRWIELLIPGAETGLALYTPEGHESRIGQFQSIAFWCDDVFATSAILKAKGVSFAQEPKKEPWGSTAIVKDPDGNQFALSSNGKQR
- a CDS encoding helix-turn-helix domain-containing protein — translated: MAEIDDYILDVLMRDLVGHDRRPVSFLVYLWLSAEEARRGEAVEVSYQELAECIGISKSSAQVAVGWLNKRQLLTTKKGTVTATPRYTVNRPWRDAKLRLERKGRAAR